A genomic stretch from Actinomycetota bacterium includes:
- a CDS encoding class I SAM-dependent methyltransferase translates to METETIDLETVEAEPIDEAKAGAFTGRVLGDTAAAATVVLAAIGDKLGLFKDLARGGPATSAELARRTQTTERYAREWLAGMAAAGYVTYDATDATYSLPPEHVPTLAYESGPAFFGGVHQELLGAIAQYNPLVEAFRHGGGVDLATYPDDLHTGIARFTTMWHEHLLTQVWLPAVPQAQAMLERGVDVADIGCGQGKALINLVQAFPQSRYVGYDNLAVSVEQARAHAEAAGVGDRVRFLELDAARGLPESFDLITAWDVVHDAVDPLGMLQSVREALRPGGIFLCLDINCADDPAANTGPVATLLYGFSLLLCMPVSLAHGGAGLGTLGLPESKLRELATSAGFSSVTKVAMDNPINNLYVVRR, encoded by the coding sequence ATGGAAACCGAGACCATCGACCTGGAGACGGTCGAAGCCGAGCCCATCGACGAAGCCAAGGCCGGGGCCTTCACCGGCCGCGTGCTGGGCGACACCGCCGCAGCCGCCACGGTTGTGCTCGCCGCCATCGGCGACAAGCTGGGCCTGTTCAAGGACCTTGCCCGCGGCGGCCCGGCCACCAGCGCCGAGCTGGCCCGCCGCACGCAGACCACCGAGCGCTACGCCCGGGAATGGCTTGCCGGCATGGCTGCCGCAGGATACGTCACCTACGACGCGACTGACGCGACCTATTCTCTGCCCCCCGAGCACGTCCCCACCCTGGCCTATGAGTCGGGGCCGGCCTTCTTCGGCGGCGTGCACCAGGAGCTGCTGGGCGCCATCGCCCAGTACAACCCGCTGGTCGAGGCCTTCCGCCACGGCGGGGGCGTGGATCTTGCCACCTACCCCGACGACCTGCACACCGGCATCGCGCGGTTCACCACGATGTGGCACGAGCACCTCCTCACGCAGGTGTGGCTGCCGGCAGTGCCGCAGGCGCAGGCGATGCTGGAGCGGGGCGTCGACGTCGCCGACATCGGCTGCGGCCAGGGCAAGGCGCTGATCAACCTGGTGCAGGCCTTCCCGCAGTCCCGCTACGTGGGCTATGACAACCTGGCGGTCAGCGTCGAGCAGGCCCGGGCACACGCGGAGGCCGCCGGCGTGGGCGACCGGGTGCGCTTCCTCGAGCTGGACGCCGCCCGGGGTCTGCCCGAGTCCTTCGACCTGATCACCGCGTGGGATGTGGTGCACGACGCCGTCGATCCTCTGGGGATGCTGCAGAGCGTCCGGGAGGCGCTGCGCCCGGGCGGCATCTTCCTGTGCCTGGACATCAACTGCGCCGACGACCCGGCGGCCAACACCGGCCCGGTGGCGACGCTGCTCTACGGCTTCAGCCTGCTGCTCTGCATGCCGGTCTCGTTGGCGCACGGGGGCGCTGGCCTGGGCACCCTGGGCCTCCCAGAGTCCAAGCTGCGGGAGCTGGCGACGAGCGCAGGCTTCTCCTCTGTCACCAAGGTGGCGATGGACAACCCGATCAACAACCTCTACGTGGTGCGGCGCTAG
- a CDS encoding TetR/AcrR family transcriptional regulator: MEAPASPVKPKRGYDATRRRELARQSRERVITAAEELFLRQGYAGTTIGSIAQGAGVSVDTIYKGFGGKPGLVRAIVDAALLGRGPVPAEHRSDALQAGEPDPRKIIRGWGRFVMEISPRVSPITLLAREAAVSDADVRALVEEIDAARLRRMTQNAQRLAAAGHLRAGVSVPEAADVLWTYSSAELYDLLVVRRGMSIPRYGAFVADAMIAALLPPEPQE; the protein is encoded by the coding sequence ATGGAGGCCCCGGCATCCCCCGTCAAGCCCAAGCGGGGATACGACGCCACCCGCCGCCGGGAACTGGCTCGGCAAAGCCGGGAGCGGGTGATCACCGCCGCCGAGGAGCTGTTCCTGCGCCAGGGCTACGCCGGGACCACCATCGGCTCGATTGCTCAGGGCGCCGGTGTCTCGGTGGACACCATCTACAAGGGGTTCGGGGGCAAGCCCGGGCTCGTCCGGGCGATCGTCGACGCGGCACTGCTGGGTCGGGGTCCGGTGCCCGCCGAGCATCGCTCGGACGCCCTCCAGGCCGGTGAGCCAGACCCCCGCAAGATCATCCGGGGGTGGGGCCGTTTCGTCATGGAGATCTCTCCCCGGGTCTCCCCGATCACCCTCCTGGCCCGGGAGGCGGCGGTGAGCGACGCCGACGTGCGGGCGCTTGTGGAGGAGATCGATGCGGCCCGCCTGCGGCGGATGACCCAGAACGCCCAGCGGTTGGCCGCCGCCGGCCACCTCCGGGCGGGCGTCAGTGTCCCGGAGGCGGCCGACGTGCTGTGGACCTACAGCTCGGCGGAGCTGTACGACCTGCTGGTGGTCCGCCGGGGGATGAGCATCCCCCGGTACGGTGCCTTCGTGGCCGACGCGATGATCGCCGCCCTGCTGCCCCCGGAACCGCAGGAGTGA
- a CDS encoding NAD(P)H-binding protein, whose amino-acid sequence MILVAGGTGRLGSILVPSLTAGGIPVRVMARRGERADAIRAAGAEFVAGDVRDAAAVRAAASGATVVVSAVHGMSGVGRGRFRSIDVRGNRNLTEAAQTAGASVVLVSVVGASADNPMALFRAKSAAEEQVRASACPWTIVRATAYAELWAELVGKGLIFGRGDNAINFVSVLDVAAVVERAVLDPTLRGQVLDVAGPENLSFNQFAGVLREMGRLDRPVRHVPRGLLRALAHLDPRAASSLVMDAADLAVHTVSRPDGVAVTPLRVALAQAVRAMPGG is encoded by the coding sequence ATGATCCTGGTGGCGGGGGGTACCGGACGGCTGGGCAGCATCCTCGTGCCGTCACTCACGGCAGGGGGGATCCCAGTGCGGGTGATGGCCCGGCGCGGCGAACGGGCGGATGCCATCCGGGCCGCGGGGGCCGAGTTCGTGGCCGGCGACGTGCGCGACGCCGCCGCGGTCCGGGCGGCGGCGTCCGGCGCCACGGTGGTGGTGTCGGCGGTCCACGGCATGAGCGGCGTGGGCCGGGGACGGTTCCGATCCATCGACGTCCGGGGCAATCGCAACCTGACCGAGGCGGCCCAGACCGCGGGCGCCTCGGTGGTACTGGTATCGGTGGTCGGTGCCTCAGCGGACAACCCGATGGCGCTGTTCCGCGCCAAGAGCGCCGCCGAGGAGCAGGTGCGGGCCAGCGCCTGCCCATGGACCATCGTGCGAGCCACCGCCTACGCGGAACTGTGGGCCGAGTTGGTGGGCAAGGGCCTGATCTTCGGCCGCGGCGACAACGCAATCAATTTCGTCTCGGTACTCGACGTCGCCGCCGTGGTGGAGCGGGCCGTTCTCGACCCCACCCTCCGAGGGCAGGTCCTGGACGTGGCGGGCCCGGAGAACCTCTCCTTTAACCAGTTCGCCGGCGTGCTCCGCGAGATGGGCCGGCTGGACCGTCCCGTGCGCCACGTTCCCCGGGGTCTGCTCCGGGCATTGGCGCATCTGGACCCCAGAGCTGCCTCCTCCCTGGTGATGGATGCCGCCGACCTGGCGGTGCACACCGTGTCGCGGCCCGACGGCGTAGCAGTGACCCCGCTGCGCGTGGCCCTGGCGCAGGCTGTCCGGGCGATGCCGGGCGGCTGA
- a CDS encoding nuclear transport factor 2 family protein produces MEGLESWVSRLVDATNGHDLDALVACFDEGYVNECPVHPARNFTGREQVRRNWEQIFKHVPDIHATVLHEAYGPGTAWTEWEMRGTRADGGEHLMRGVVIFQVAGEQATSCRFYVEPVDAGTMTVGEAVAALVVGQ; encoded by the coding sequence ATGGAGGGTCTGGAATCCTGGGTCAGCCGGTTGGTGGACGCGACCAATGGCCACGACCTCGACGCCTTGGTGGCCTGTTTCGACGAGGGGTACGTGAACGAGTGCCCGGTCCATCCGGCCCGCAACTTCACAGGCCGGGAGCAGGTCCGGCGCAATTGGGAGCAGATCTTCAAGCATGTGCCCGATATCCACGCGACGGTCCTGCACGAAGCCTATGGACCCGGGACCGCCTGGACCGAGTGGGAGATGCGGGGGACGCGCGCGGACGGCGGCGAGCACCTGATGCGGGGTGTCGTGATCTTCCAGGTCGCCGGGGAGCAGGCGACCTCCTGCCGGTTCTACGTCGAACCGGTGGACGCCGGCACCATGACCGTCGGAGAGGCCGTGGCCGCCCTGGTGGTGGGGCAATGA